A genome region from Neisseria meningitidis includes the following:
- the proC gene encoding pyrroline-5-carboxylate reductase: MNRVEIMNVYFLGGGNMAAAVAGGLVKQGGYRIHIANRGAEKRERLQKELGVETSETLPELHSDDVLILAVKPQDMEAACKNIRTNGALVLSVAAGLPVDTLSRYLGGTRRIVRVMPNTPGKIGLGVSGMYAEAEVSETDRRIADRIMKSVGLTVWLEDEAQMHSITGISGSGPAYVFYLLDALQNAAIRQGFDMAEARALSLATFKGAVTLAEQTGEDFEKLQKNVTSKGGTTHEAVEAFRRHRVAEAINEGVCACVRRSQEMERQYQ; encoded by the coding sequence TTGAATAGGGTAGAAATAATGAATGTTTATTTTCTCGGCGGCGGCAATATGGCGGCTGCCGTTGCGGGCGGATTGGTCAAACAAGGCGGTTACCGCATCCATATAGCCAATCGGGGTGCGGAAAAGCGCGAACGTTTGCAAAAAGAGTTGGGGGTCGAAACTTCTGAAACCTTGCCGGAGCTTCATTCCGACGATGTTTTAATCCTTGCCGTCAAGCCGCAGGATATGGAAGCCGCGTGCAAAAATATCCGCACCAACGGCGCATTGGTGCTTTCTGTCGCAGCCGGATTGCCGGTCGATACGCTCAGCCGTTACCTCGGGGGAACACGCCGCATTGTCCGGGTTATGCCGAATACACCCGGAAAAATCGGGCTGGGCGTATCCGGTATGTATGCCGAAGCGGAAGTATCGGAAACAGACCGCAGGATTGCCGATCGAATCATGAAATCAGTCGGTTTGACTGTTTGGTTGGAAGATGAAGCGCAAATGCACAGCATTACCGGTATCAGCGGCAGCGGGCCGGCATATGTGTTTTATCTGCTGGACGCATTGCAAAATGCCGCCATCCGACAAGGGTTTGATATGGCAGAAGCACGCGCGCTCAGTCTGGCAACGTTTAAAGGAGCGGTTACCCTTGCCGAGCAGACGGGTGAAGATTTCGAGAAGCTTCAAAAAAATGTAACGTCAAAAGGCGGGACAACTCACGAAGCCGTGGAAGCCTTCAGACGGCATCGTGTCGCCGAAGCCATAAATGAAGGCGTTTGTGCCTGTGTGCGCCGTTCGCAGGAAATGGAACGGCAATATCAATAA
- the pilT gene encoding type IV pilus twitching motility protein PilT — translation MTDLLAFGAKNKASDLHLSSGISPMIRVHGDMRRINLPEMSAEEVGNMVTSVMNDHQRKIYQQNLEVDFSFELPNVARFRVNAFNTGRGPAAVFRTIPSTVLSLEELKAPSIFQKIAESPRGMVLVTGPTGSGKSTTLAAMINYINETQPAHILTIEDPIEFVHQSKKSLINQRELHQHTLSFANALRSALREDPDVILVGEMRDPETIGLALTAAETGHLVFGTLHTTGAAKTVDRIVDVFPAGEKEMVRSMLSESLTAVISQNLLKTHDGNGRVASHEILIANPAVRNLIRENKITQINSVLQTGQASGMQTMDQSLQSLVRQGLIAPEVARRRAQNSESMSF, via the coding sequence ATTACCGACTTACTCGCCTTCGGCGCTAAAAACAAAGCATCCGACCTTCACCTGAGTTCGGGCATATCCCCTATGATTCGGGTTCACGGCGATATGCGGCGCATCAACCTTCCCGAAATGAGCGCGGAAGAGGTCGGTAATATGGTAACTTCGGTGATGAACGACCACCAGCGGAAAATCTACCAGCAAAACTTGGAAGTCGACTTCTCGTTCGAACTGCCCAACGTCGCCCGATTCCGCGTCAACGCCTTCAACACCGGCCGCGGTCCCGCCGCCGTATTCCGCACCATTCCCAGCACCGTCTTATCGCTGGAAGAATTGAAAGCCCCGAGCATTTTCCAAAAAATCGCAGAATCGCCGCGCGGCATGGTATTGGTTACCGGCCCTACCGGTTCGGGCAAATCGACCACGCTTGCCGCGATGATCAACTACATCAACGAAACCCAGCCGGCACACATCCTGACCATCGAAGACCCGATCGAATTCGTCCACCAAAGCAAAAAATCCCTGATTAACCAGCGCGAGCTGCACCAGCACACCCTCAGCTTCGCCAACGCGCTGCGTTCCGCATTGCGCGAAGACCCCGACGTTATCCTTGTCGGCGAGATGCGCGACCCCGAAACCATCGGCTTGGCACTGACCGCCGCCGAAACCGGACACTTGGTTTTCGGCACGCTGCACACGACCGGCGCAGCAAAAACCGTCGACCGTATCGTGGACGTATTCCCGGCGGGAGAAAAAGAAATGGTGCGCTCTATGCTGTCCGAATCGCTGACCGCCGTCATCTCCCAAAACCTGCTGAAAACGCACGACGGCAACGGCCGTGTCGCCTCGCACGAAATCCTGATTGCCAACCCCGCCGTCCGCAACCTCATCCGCGAAAACAAAATCACGCAGATTAACTCCGTCCTGCAAACCGGGCAGGCGAGCGGTATGCAGACAATGGACCAATCGCTGCAATCGCTGGTGCGCCAAGGGCTGATCGCACCGGAAGTCGCACGCAGACGCGCGCAAAACAGCGAAAG
- the dksA gene encoding RNA polymerase-binding protein DksA codes for MAKLTEQDILNWNGPEDDYMNDEHLAFFRELLVKMQDELIENASATTGHLQEHESAPDPADRATQEEEYALELRTRDRERKLLSKIQATIRNIDEGDYGFCADTGEPIGLKRLLARPTATLSVESQERRERMKKQFAD; via the coding sequence ATGGCAAAGCTGACAGAACAAGATATTTTGAATTGGAACGGGCCGGAAGACGATTATATGAATGACGAGCATTTGGCTTTTTTCCGCGAATTGCTGGTAAAAATGCAAGACGAACTCATCGAAAATGCTTCCGCTACGACAGGGCATCTCCAAGAACACGAATCAGCCCCCGATCCTGCCGACCGTGCCACACAGGAAGAAGAGTACGCATTGGAACTCCGTACCCGCGATCGGGAACGAAAACTTCTCAGTAAAATACAGGCGACCATCCGCAATATTGATGAAGGGGATTATGGATTCTGTGCTGATACGGGAGAGCCTATCGGTCTGAAGCGGCTGCTGGCACGCCCGACAGCCACTTTATCTGTTGAGTCCCAAGAACGCCGAGAGAGGATGAAAAAACAGTTTGCCGACTGA
- a CDS encoding YggS family pyridoxal phosphate-dependent enzyme yields the protein MTVLQERYREVSDRIGKLVLQAGRKPHSVSLIAVGKTFPSDGIREVYAAGQRDFGENYIQEWYGKTEELADLTDIVWHVIGDVQSNKTKFVAERAHWVHTVCRLKTAVRLSGQRPSSMPPLQVCIEVNIAGEAVKHGVAPEEAVALAVEVAKLPNIVVRGLMCVAKANSSETELKVQFQTMRKLLADLNTAGVKADVLSMGMSDDMPAAIECGATHVRIGSAIFGKRG from the coding sequence ATGACGGTGTTGCAAGAACGTTATCGGGAGGTGTCCGACCGTATTGGAAAATTGGTTCTGCAGGCGGGAAGGAAGCCGCATTCCGTCAGCCTGATTGCCGTCGGTAAGACTTTCCCTTCAGACGGCATCCGCGAAGTTTACGCCGCCGGACAGCGTGATTTCGGCGAGAACTATATTCAGGAGTGGTACGGCAAAACGGAAGAGTTGGCGGATTTGACCGACATCGTGTGGCACGTCATCGGCGATGTGCAGTCCAACAAAACCAAGTTTGTCGCCGAACGCGCGCATTGGGTGCATACCGTATGCCGTCTAAAGACCGCTGTCCGGCTGAGCGGGCAACGTCCTTCCTCAATGCCGCCTTTGCAGGTGTGTATTGAGGTGAACATTGCGGGCGAGGCGGTGAAGCACGGTGTCGCGCCCGAAGAAGCAGTCGCGCTTGCTGTGGAAGTGGCGAAGCTGCCGAATATCGTCGTACGCGGACTGATGTGTGTTGCCAAAGCCAACAGCAGTGAAACGGAGTTGAAGGTGCAATTTCAAACGATGCGGAAACTGCTTGCCGACCTCAATACGGCTGGCGTTAAGGCTGACGTGCTGTCTATGGGGATGTCGGACGATATGCCTGCCGCCATTGAGTGCGGTGCGACACACGTCCGTATCGGCAGCGCGATTTTCGGGAAAAGGGGCTGA